TCATTGATTGCAATTCCTGCGGTGGTATGTGGACAATAAACTACGATCACACCGCTTTGCACTCCGCTTTTTTTCACAAAAGAAATGACTTCACGAGTAATATCCCGTAATTCATCCCGTTTCGTTGTAGTAATCTCCAGTGTATGCAGCATAATCATTCCCCTTCCTGTGATGTGCCACTTTTTCCTATACTTTATTATATATATTTTACCCCAAATTCACTTGAAAGTAATTGACGGCAGCGAGAAGGATTTGGTAAAGTAGTAATATTATAAAACCAAGTATATAAATAGGAATAATTAATGAAGTTGTTGGTTAGTATACCGACCGGTTAGCCGGAGGTGGGAGGGCAAAATCATTGAATTCGCTGCTTAGACACAAAGGTTGGACTTGGGGTTTCCGAACGACAATTTTGCTCTATTTTGTAGTATTGATCGTGCTGCCTATACTTGGGGTCTATTACAACTCTTTTTCACTGGGTTTCGGTAATTTTGTGGAAAGCATAAGCGACCCGATTGCCTGGAAGTCGGTGCTGTTAACCTTAAAGCTGGCGATCATCGCTACTTTAATTAATGTCTTTTTAGGAACAATGATTGCTTGGGTTCTTATTCGTTATCATTTCATGGGTAAAGCATTGCTTAACAGTCTTGTGGATTTGCCATTTGCGCTGCCGACAGCAGTTGGTGGTTTGATGATTTTGCTCTTGCTCGGGCCTGGTAGTCTTATCGGCAAGGCTGCAGAAGCGCTTGGTTTTGAAATTGTTTTTCATCAGCCGGCAATTGTAATTGCTATGGTCTTCGTAACCTTTCCTTTCGTGATTCGAGCGGTTCAGCCCTTACTGGAGGAACTTGATCCTTCCGAGGAGGAAGCGGCTTATACAATGGGTGCCAAGGGAACTAGAGTCTTCTGGCATGTTATTCTCCCCTCTATGGCTCCTGGGATGATCAGCGGTGGAATGCTTGCCTTCTCGCGGGCACTTGCTGAATTCGGTGCTGTAGTCCTCGTAGCAGGCAATATTCCAGGTCGTACTCTCGTATCTTCTGTTTTTATTTTTGGTGAAGTTGAAAGTGATAATCCGGTTTCCGCAGCAGCGGTTTCTGTCATTCTCTTGACCTTATCTTTTCTCATTCTTTGGCTCATTAATATGCTGCAGATGAGGGGGAGACGCTCATGAGAAAATTGTGGATCGGACTCACTTACTTGGTGTTTTTCTTGCTAATAGCTGCACCCCTAGGAAAAATGGCTATAGGTGCTTTTAGTGAAGGATTCGGTGGTTTCTGGAATGCTCTGACTAGGCCTGAAGCGCTGCATGCGCTTATGATGACTGGGCTTGTTGTGATAGTAGTAACGTTATTAAATACTTTGTTCGGAATTATGATGGCTCTGTATCTTGTTCGGGCGAACTGGATAAATAGACGTCTAAAGGGCTTGCTTAACAGTATTGTTGATTTACCTTATGCTGTGTCCCCAGTTATTGGCGGGCTGATGATTGTCCTGTTGCTGGGTCCAGATAGTGCATTGGGTGCGATTTTTGAAGGGATTGGGCTGAAGATCGTCTATGCGATTCCCGGAATGATCATTGCCACCTTGTTCGTAACCTTTCCTTTAATGGTGCGTGAGGTGATGCCGGTGCTACAGGAGATTGGATCACAGCAGGAGGAGGCTGCTTCTACATTGGGCGCTCGTGGCTGGACTATTTTCTGGAAGGTGACTTGGCCTTCGATTCGTTGGGCGGTTGTGTATGGGGTCATCCTTACGGTGGCGCGTTCACTAGGAGAGTTCGGCGCGGTGCTCGTGGTCTCGGGTAACATTATGAACAAAACCCAGACGGCAACGACGCTAGTCTATCAGGATGTTGAGAATTTTAATGTAACGGCTGCTGGAGGAATAGCGCTAGTTCTGGCTGCATTTTCCGCAGGTCTACTGTTGTTGATGGAATGGACCAAGAGAAGAAAGGAAGTGCAGTAATATGCATGTTGAAGTGCGGGGATTAAATAAGCATTTTGGAGATTTTCATGCGGTCAAGGACGTCAATTTCACCATTACAAAAGGTCATCTGATCGGACTGCTTGGCCCGAGTGGTGGCGGTAAAACCTCAATTCTGCGTATGCTTGCCGGGCTGGAAACACCGGATAATGGCGAGATTATTTTTCATGGTCAGACAGTTAACAATCTTCCTCCTCAGGAGCGCGGGATCGGCTTCGTCTTTCAGAACTATGCATTATTTAAGCACATGACTGTTTTTGATAATATTGCGTTTGGATTAAAAGTTAAAAAAGCCAGCAAAACTGCGATTCGTGACCGTGTTATGGAACTGGTGGAGCTTACGGGGTTAAAAGGCTTCGAGAAGCGTTATCCGCATCAGCTATCTGGTGGACAACGTCAGCGTGTGGCTTTTGCTCGTGCGCTCGCACCTGAGCCACAGCTACTGCTCTTAGATGAGCCGTTCGCAGCTATCGATGCGAAGATCCGTCAGGAGCTGCGTGCTTGGCTACGTGAGCTGATTGAGCGTGTAGGTATCACCTCGATCTTTGTAACGCATGACCAAGACGAAGCGATAGAAGTAGCAGATGAGATTATGATCATCAACCAAGGACAGTTGGAACAAAAGGGTACACCTTGGGATATTTATAAGGAGCCTAAAACACCATTTGTGGCAACTTTTATCGGGGAGTCGACACTGATTGAAGATGCTTCTGAGGTGAAGGGCTTTAAAGGCGCTGGAGACGGTAAACCTACCAAAGCACTTATTCGTCCTGAGTATATTGAAGTGGGTAACCTGCATGAGTTCAAGATGGCTTCAGCTACGGAAAAAGGGGTCGTAAAGCATTTGCATTTCCGTGGAAGTGAATGGCTTGTTGAGGTTGAAGTTAATGGTCATAAACTGGTCACTTACCGTTCCTTGGAGAAAGAAACATTACAGCCGGGGCAGGACATCTCAGTCCTAGTGCATCGGGCTTACCTGTTTAATGATGAGCGAAGCTGGATCCAGGAGAACAATCTGAAAGAAGATCCGATGCCGATATTTATTTAATATAAAAATAAATAAAATGATTTTCAATTTTTTTGAAAGTAGCGAATGTGATGAGCTAGGTTTAGAGGAACTGAAGTATTGGTATAGAGTAATGGAGTGGAAGTCCAAACATTCCGCGTAATTACGGCAAATACCGAACGTTGGTTACTTGAATTTTAAGTTCAGCTAAAGAGCTACTTTCAAGGAAATATTAAAATCATTATCTCGAAGGATGTGGGCCGCAATGAATTTCATAAGGAGCAGACAACTGCACGGATGTTTTGCTGCCCTAATGCTGGCCATACTCACGCTGGCGGCAGTCGGTTGCGGGAATGAGAAGGCGGTTACGACGATGGCAGATCCCTCTAAACCAGGGGATGTCACGTTGGTCGTTGGCGCATACAGTGTGGCTAAGGATGCGATGAAGGATATTTTACCGTTATTTGCAGCACAGTGGAAAGCGGATACTGGTCAGGAGATTAGTTTTCAGCAGTCTTATGAAGCTTCCGGAACACAGGCACGTGCAATTGTGGGTGGATTCGAAGCGGATGTTACACTGCTAGCCATGGAAGGTGATGTCGAGAAGCTGGTTAAGGCTGGACTCGTAGCGCCAACGTGGAAAGAGCAGGGTGAACAAGGCATGGTGACGCGTTCGGTAGTCGCACTTGGTACCCGTGAGGGAAACCCCAAAGGAATTCACGATTTTGCGGACTTAGCCAAGCCAGGGGTTAAAGTGTTATACCCAAATCCCAAAACATCCGGTGGTGCGCAGTGGGATATCAACGCGATCTATGGGGCTGGTCTGAAGCTGTCAGAGGAGCAAGAGGGGGTTAAGGATCCGGCAGCAGCCAAAGCTTTTTTGGAAAGTGTACATGCCAATGTGGAATCTCTGGATAAGAGCGGACGTGCGTCCATGGCTGCCTTCGAGTATGGAGTGGGTGATGTCATTGTCACCTATGAGAATGAACTGCTGGCCCGGATTGCTCAGGGAGTTAAATATGAAGTCATTATTCCTAAAAATACAATTCTGATTGAGAACCCGGCGGCTGTCGTTGAGAAGTATGCGGATGAGCATGGGACTCGCGCGGCGGCAGAAGCATTAGTTGATTTCTTGATAACCCCACAGGCACAAGAAATCTTCGCAAAATATGGTTTTCGCCCCGTAGATACACAGGTCTATGCAGAGAACAAAAGCCGTTACCCCGATCCAGCGGGCCTCTTTGATATTAATTATTTAGGCGGCTGGGATGAGGTGCGAAGCACGCTTTATTCCAAGCGGGGAATTTGGTATCAGGTACTTGCAGGAATATAGGTAGAGGTGTAAAAATAGAGTCATCCTAGCAGGGCTACTGCTTAAGGGATGACTTTTTTGACGAAAGTATATATTTGGGGCCCCCGCAAAGTACCTGGGTACGCATCGAAGCAAAGCTTCACTTTGTGGGGATATTTTGGTGAGCATCTTTAAGATAGACATATAATAATTTAAGACTACCTTGATGGGAACTGAAGGAGAGATGGGCTATGGATACGTTGGTGTTTTTGGGTACTGGGGATGCCATGGGTGTTCCTCGGGTATATTGCAGCTGCGAGACCTGCACAGAAGCAAGGGAACAGGGAAGCAATATAAGGCTGCGTTCCTCTGTACTTATAGATAATGGCAGTGACTTTCTAGTGATTGATTGCGGGCCAGACTGGCGACGTCAGATGGAGGCGCAGGGAGTACGGAATATGCGAAGGCTGCTGGTGACTCACGCTCATTTTGATCATATTGGCGGGCTGCCGGAATGGGCCGATGCTTGTCGATGGACGGGCATTAAGGGTGAACTTTATACTCCGGCAGAAGTCATTCCCATTATCGAGCGGCAATACCCTTGGCTGCGAAATCACATCGAGATGATTCCCTGTGACGAAGGTATAGAGCTGGACGGCTGGAAGATAGATACCTGGAAAGTAAACCATGGGAAGAATGGATACTCGTACGCTTTTCGGCTAGAGAAGGAGGACTACACATGGGTGTATTGTCCTGATTCCATATCTCTTGGGGCTGAGGAGACACGCCTGATGCATGGGGCCGACCTGCTGGTCCTTGGTACAAGCTTCTATTACGAAGCGGCAGAGCTATCCACTCGTTCTGTGTACGATATGACGGAGGCGGCGGAGCTGCTGCAAATCGTTAAGCCTACAAAGGCAGTATATACTCATATGTCGCATGATGTGGATATGAGACAGTCATATATTTTGCCGGAGAATGTTACACTGGCACAGACAGGTACGAGAATTCCACTACACAAAAAGCCCTTCTCTTCACATTAGAAGAGAAGGGCTTACAGGACAAAGATAGAGCCAATAAACAGGTTAAACGGTTAATTTATCTGATTCATGTACAGGTTGACGTCCGCTTACCGCAAGCATGATTAAGGCAATAGTGATGAGAACAAAACAGAGTACGAATGAATACCGGTAACCTACAAGAGTGGCTAATCCCCCGCCAACAAGACTGCCAATCAATCTGCCGATCGTGGATGAATTAGAGTACAGTGTAGATGCATACCCAGGCATGCTTGGAAGCAGATCCTGGATGTAGCTAATGCCAATCGCTGAAATAACAGCAACGAAAACGGCGAGCAGAACTTGGGCTGCAAGCATCTGCCACATCGCGCCAGAGAGAATGACAACGAGATAATAAGCGCCGCCTAGAATCGCCCCACACATCATCAAGGATCGATTACTGTACTTTGCACTGAGTAGACCTAGCATTATCATAAATGGAATTTCCAGCGCAGCACATATACTGCTGACTAGACCGACATCGCTTGTCGTTCCCCCTAGATTGTTTGTAATAAAGAGGGCTGTATTAATGCTACTCGTCCAGTGCGCTACATACATGAGTATCAGAATCAGAAAAGGCAGCAGAATATTACGGTTCTGAACGAGCCGGAAGCTTTTTACTTTTACTTCAGCCTTGTTGCTGCTCAGCTCTGTATTTGATTTGAGAAATAAGAAAACGAGTAAGGCAACAAGCAGGAAAACTCCGATTGTACCCGAGAAAATCCCCTTAAACCCAACAGCAGCGATTAGCAGGGTGCCGATTAAAGGGCCTGTAATAAAGCCGAGAGAGAAAGCAGAGCGCAAGGTAGAATTCGCAAACGCTGTATCCGTAAAATCACTCTTATTCACTGCTTCTCTAGCAATGGCGAACAGTTGAGGCATCCCTGGTGCACCGAGAGCGGTGAACACAATCATGTAGATGAACAAGATCGTAAAATCCTGAATGAGCAGGTACCCGCCAAAAGCCAGAGCATTACAGAGCGTGGCAACAAGGTAAATATGCTTTCGATTCAAGCCGAGATCAGAGCGTCTCCCGATAAGCGTACTAATCCATATGCCGGCAACTAATGTGGTAGCTAGAAAAATACCAAACATCCCGACAGATACGCCAAGCTGTTCCGTGAAATAAATGGACAAGAAGGGTGTGCTGAGTGAAATCCCCATTCCCTGTAGTAGCATACACAAAAAGAGTAAGGCATAAGAGGGAATTGAAAATAGTGCAGTAAGTCTTTTGATCATGTTGTGAAGTTACTCCTCTATTGTTGTTAAGATAGTCAAACTGGTTATAGTATACATGAAAAAGACAACAACAATATATATGCGATTTAACTAGAAACCTCAATGATTTGGTTTAAGCTGTGACTTTTCTATGATACAAGGGGGACATCATTCGGGCAAATTCAGCCGTTTGCTGTCCCTTTTGTGATATCAGTTGCATTCAGTATTCAGAAGCATGTTTATACTTTATAATCAGAAAGTATTACCGTCTTATATTTACAGATATAGAATAATTATCAACAATGGAAAGGGGAGTACCAAATGGCTAATCCTATGGATCCGATTCTGATTGAATTTCCTGAGAGCTTTGAGACCGAGCGTCTGCTCATTCGTGCCCCTTTGTGGGGGGATGGCGTTAGTATGAATGTGGCTATAGGTGAAAGTTTAGAGGAATTGAAACCTTGGATGCCTTTTGCTCAAACGAGTCCGACTTTGGATGAATCGGAGAGATTCACACGTGAGGCTAGGTTGGATTTTTTAAAACGTAATCAGCTGCATATGCGCGTTTTCAATAAGACTACGGGTAGTTTTATCGGTTGCAGTGGCCTGCATCGTATAAACTGGGAACTGCGAAATTTTGAAATTGGTTATTGGATTCGAAGCTCCTGTGCGGGCAAAGGTTATATGACCGAAGCGGTGAATGGAATCACCGATTTTGCTATCAGGGAATTAGAAGCTAATCGCATCGAGATTCGGTGTAGTGCACGAAATATCAAAAGTGCTGCAGTTGCTGAGCGTGCAGGGTATACACTGGAGGGTATTTTACGGAGAGAGCGACTTGGGCTAGATGGGGAAATACATGACAGCAAGCTATTTTCGAAGGTTAGAGGTGTGGAATTTTAGGGGGAGAGGGCTGATTTTTTGAAGCAAAAGGGTGTTTTTTCAAGATTAAGTACATACATGTTAAGGCATAAGCTCTTATATACGGTTTTATTATTTACGACTTTATTTGGGATTGTTCTGGATCTAACGATTGCTTGGCTGCTCTCAGTGATTACAGATGCTGCGGTTAGACTCGATGTGAAAGCTTTTAAAGGGCTGGTTATATTCGGTTTAATTTACTTATTAGTGAGTGCAATTAACGGTTTCATCGATCGGTATCTCAAAAATAAAATCTCTGCCAAGATCAGAAATGAGCTGCGGCTGGATATGATGCGGCATACCTTAGCACTTCCTCAGTCTTATTTTGACCGTAATCATTCCGGGGATTTATTGTCCCGCTTTACTAATGATAATCAATCTGTGGGTAATGCTACCGGCGAGGTAATGATTGATCTGATCCGTAACCCTTTGCTTGCTCTCGCGGCTTTTGGTTATTTGCTCTATATTAACTGGCTACTGGCACTGATCTGTTTTGCAATGGGACCCTTGATGTTCCTTACGGGAAAAATCTTCGGTTCAGCGATGCGTGAGAACAGTGTTAGGATTCAGAATCATATGAGCAAGATTACTTCCTTTTTGCATGACATTCTAGGTAGTAGTATGGTGTTTAAATCTTTTTCCATCGAGCGCAGACTAATGAAGCAGTATCAGGAACATAGTGAAAATATTACTTCCGAAGAATTGAAGCGGGGAAGAATTGAGGGAGCTACCGGCTCATTCTCGTCGTTTTTAGGAAACTTCACGTTTCTTCTTGCGCTGGTCGTGGCTGGTTATTTTGTGGCCAAAGGATCCCTTGAGGTCGGTGCGATGATTGCTTTCATACAGCTCATGAATTATCTAGTCATGCCGTTCTCGGCATTACCAGGACTGATCAATTCGATGCAGCAATCACTTGGGGCGGCGGGACGAATCTTTGAAGTGTTGGATAGCCCTGTAGAAGTGAAGGCTCTACCTGAAGCAGTGACGAAGCAGCCTGAATTTGAGTGTATGGTCATGTCCTCGGTATCCTTCTCTTATCCGGGAGCAGAGAAACACAGCTTGAACAAGATCAGCTTAGAGCTTCACAAAGGGGCTCAAATGGCGATTGTGGGACCGAGTGGTGGAGGGAAATCTACGCTTTTTAAAGTATTGCTTGGGTTGTATGAACCTGATCAGGGTGAAGTACTTATAAATAATGAGAAGATAAGTGAAATGAGTCTTGCTAAGCTTAGGAGTCACTTTGCTTATGTGCCGCAAGAGTCCGGGCTGTATACGGGAAGTATCCGTGATAATATTCGGAATGGAAATCCGGATGCAGGTGAGCAAGAAATTCTGGAAGCTTTGCGACAAGCAAACGCTTATGATTTTGTGATGGAGTTGCCGGAGGGCCTTGATACAGATATCGGTGAGGAAGGTTCACGCCTGTCCGGTGGACAACGTCAGCGGCTATCGATTGCAAGAGCGATTCTTAGGAACTCTCCAATTTTGCTACTAGATGAAGCTACTGCAGCGCTTGATAATGAATCTGAGAAGCTGGTGCAGCAGGCGATTCGTAAACTAATGGGAGACAAAACCACACTTGTTATCGCCCATCGTCTATCTACGATTCAGAATGCCGATATCATTCTAGTGATGGAGAATGGTGAAATTGTAGAGAGCGGTACCCACGAAGAATTGCTTACGGCGGAAGGAAGATATCATGGCTTGTACTATTCACAGCTGGAAGAGGAAGAAGCTGGCGAGAGCGGGCATGAGGTAATGGAGTTTGCATCTACAGGAGTTCCAAGCTTACTGAAATAACAAAAGGGTGCTGCAACGTCATATATCATGACGTTACAGCACCCTTTTGTTAAGGAAGTGAGTTTATATAGATTGAACTTTAACTCTATATAAGTTGAACTTTAAAACATTCTAAAAAGGGTAAAGTGACGGAGGGGAAGTTTGGAACTGTAGGAGCGATAGCGACCGCCTGAAAGCTTTCCAAAGGAAAGCTCGCATCGGAAGCATAAGCTGTCACCGGATTTCAACCGTGAAACACGGTATATAATCAAAGAAATCTGGTGACAACAGCGGCCGGAAGTCCAAAAATTCCCCGCAGTCACGCACTTACCTTAATAGAAAAATCTTAAGTTTAACGTATATAAAACTATTAAGTTCAGGCGATTTAGTTCACTTTATTGAGAATGAATTTATCAATCGCGTATTTTACGCCATCTTCATTGTTGCTTAAGGTCA
This Paenibacillus sp. FSL R5-0345 DNA region includes the following protein-coding sequences:
- the cysT gene encoding sulfate ABC transporter permease subunit CysT; protein product: MNSLLRHKGWTWGFRTTILLYFVVLIVLPILGVYYNSFSLGFGNFVESISDPIAWKSVLLTLKLAIIATLINVFLGTMIAWVLIRYHFMGKALLNSLVDLPFALPTAVGGLMILLLLGPGSLIGKAAEALGFEIVFHQPAIVIAMVFVTFPFVIRAVQPLLEELDPSEEEAAYTMGAKGTRVFWHVILPSMAPGMISGGMLAFSRALAEFGAVVLVAGNIPGRTLVSSVFIFGEVESDNPVSAAAVSVILLTLSFLILWLINMLQMRGRRS
- a CDS encoding sulfate ABC transporter permease subunit, with protein sequence MRKLWIGLTYLVFFLLIAAPLGKMAIGAFSEGFGGFWNALTRPEALHALMMTGLVVIVVTLLNTLFGIMMALYLVRANWINRRLKGLLNSIVDLPYAVSPVIGGLMIVLLLGPDSALGAIFEGIGLKIVYAIPGMIIATLFVTFPLMVREVMPVLQEIGSQQEEAASTLGARGWTIFWKVTWPSIRWAVVYGVILTVARSLGEFGAVLVVSGNIMNKTQTATTLVYQDVENFNVTAAGGIALVLAAFSAGLLLLMEWTKRRKEVQ
- a CDS encoding sulfate/molybdate ABC transporter ATP-binding protein, which gives rise to MHVEVRGLNKHFGDFHAVKDVNFTITKGHLIGLLGPSGGGKTSILRMLAGLETPDNGEIIFHGQTVNNLPPQERGIGFVFQNYALFKHMTVFDNIAFGLKVKKASKTAIRDRVMELVELTGLKGFEKRYPHQLSGGQRQRVAFARALAPEPQLLLLDEPFAAIDAKIRQELRAWLRELIERVGITSIFVTHDQDEAIEVADEIMIINQGQLEQKGTPWDIYKEPKTPFVATFIGESTLIEDASEVKGFKGAGDGKPTKALIRPEYIEVGNLHEFKMASATEKGVVKHLHFRGSEWLVEVEVNGHKLVTYRSLEKETLQPGQDISVLVHRAYLFNDERSWIQENNLKEDPMPIFI
- a CDS encoding sulfate ABC transporter substrate-binding protein, which gives rise to MNFIRSRQLHGCFAALMLAILTLAAVGCGNEKAVTTMADPSKPGDVTLVVGAYSVAKDAMKDILPLFAAQWKADTGQEISFQQSYEASGTQARAIVGGFEADVTLLAMEGDVEKLVKAGLVAPTWKEQGEQGMVTRSVVALGTREGNPKGIHDFADLAKPGVKVLYPNPKTSGGAQWDINAIYGAGLKLSEEQEGVKDPAAAKAFLESVHANVESLDKSGRASMAAFEYGVGDVIVTYENELLARIAQGVKYEVIIPKNTILIENPAAVVEKYADEHGTRAAAEALVDFLITPQAQEIFAKYGFRPVDTQVYAENKSRYPDPAGLFDINYLGGWDEVRSTLYSKRGIWYQVLAGI
- a CDS encoding MBL fold metallo-hydrolase, which encodes MDTLVFLGTGDAMGVPRVYCSCETCTEAREQGSNIRLRSSVLIDNGSDFLVIDCGPDWRRQMEAQGVRNMRRLLVTHAHFDHIGGLPEWADACRWTGIKGELYTPAEVIPIIERQYPWLRNHIEMIPCDEGIELDGWKIDTWKVNHGKNGYSYAFRLEKEDYTWVYCPDSISLGAEETRLMHGADLLVLGTSFYYEAAELSTRSVYDMTEAAELLQIVKPTKAVYTHMSHDVDMRQSYILPENVTLAQTGTRIPLHKKPFSSH
- a CDS encoding sugar efflux transporter, whose amino-acid sequence is MIKRLTALFSIPSYALLFLCMLLQGMGISLSTPFLSIYFTEQLGVSVGMFGIFLATTLVAGIWISTLIGRRSDLGLNRKHIYLVATLCNALAFGGYLLIQDFTILFIYMIVFTALGAPGMPQLFAIAREAVNKSDFTDTAFANSTLRSAFSLGFITGPLIGTLLIAAVGFKGIFSGTIGVFLLVALLVFLFLKSNTELSSNKAEVKVKSFRLVQNRNILLPFLILILMYVAHWTSSINTALFITNNLGGTTSDVGLVSSICAALEIPFMIMLGLLSAKYSNRSLMMCGAILGGAYYLVVILSGAMWQMLAAQVLLAVFVAVISAIGISYIQDLLPSMPGYASTLYSNSSTIGRLIGSLVGGGLATLVGYRYSFVLCFVLITIALIMLAVSGRQPVHESDKLTV
- a CDS encoding GNAT family N-acetyltransferase; translation: MANPMDPILIEFPESFETERLLIRAPLWGDGVSMNVAIGESLEELKPWMPFAQTSPTLDESERFTREARLDFLKRNQLHMRVFNKTTGSFIGCSGLHRINWELRNFEIGYWIRSSCAGKGYMTEAVNGITDFAIRELEANRIEIRCSARNIKSAAVAERAGYTLEGILRRERLGLDGEIHDSKLFSKVRGVEF
- a CDS encoding ABC transporter ATP-binding protein, giving the protein MLRHKLLYTVLLFTTLFGIVLDLTIAWLLSVITDAAVRLDVKAFKGLVIFGLIYLLVSAINGFIDRYLKNKISAKIRNELRLDMMRHTLALPQSYFDRNHSGDLLSRFTNDNQSVGNATGEVMIDLIRNPLLALAAFGYLLYINWLLALICFAMGPLMFLTGKIFGSAMRENSVRIQNHMSKITSFLHDILGSSMVFKSFSIERRLMKQYQEHSENITSEELKRGRIEGATGSFSSFLGNFTFLLALVVAGYFVAKGSLEVGAMIAFIQLMNYLVMPFSALPGLINSMQQSLGAAGRIFEVLDSPVEVKALPEAVTKQPEFECMVMSSVSFSYPGAEKHSLNKISLELHKGAQMAIVGPSGGGKSTLFKVLLGLYEPDQGEVLINNEKISEMSLAKLRSHFAYVPQESGLYTGSIRDNIRNGNPDAGEQEILEALRQANAYDFVMELPEGLDTDIGEEGSRLSGGQRQRLSIARAILRNSPILLLDEATAALDNESEKLVQQAIRKLMGDKTTLVIAHRLSTIQNADIILVMENGEIVESGTHEELLTAEGRYHGLYYSQLEEEEAGESGHEVMEFASTGVPSLLK